In the Nitrospirota bacterium genome, GGAATATCCCTACCCCTCCCATTACTGTAATTTTCTCTCCTAAGATAATCAGGGATGTAAGGATAAGAAAAATGGGTGTCAAACCAAGCAGCGGGACTGTAAGGCCGAGGGGAGATTTTTTGAGGGCCTTGACATACAGGACTGCAGCCACTATTTCAAGGGGCAGGGCAATGATTACGGAATAAATGAATACTGCGTCAAGAGGGGGAATCCCTGTTACCAGGACAGAGGCAACCAGAATTGGGAGGGAAAAGAGTAACCTCAACCACAAAACATGATATTCATTTTTTGAGGACAGGGCCTTTTTTGTCAGGGCATCGCTTGTGGCAAAGAAAAAGGCACAGAGTAAAGAATAGACAATCCAGAGCATATCAAGTTTAAATTTATTGTTCTATTCCATACTCTTTTATCTTTGTAAGCAGAGTCTTATAACTCACCCCGAGCATCTCTGATGCCTTGACTTTGTTTCCCCTGGTCTCTCTGAGGGCCTTTTTTATCCTCTGGGTCTCAGCGATTTTAAGGGCAGCCCTGGAAATCTCCTCAAGGGTTCCATCCATCGGGAGGTCCCTGAGTGTAGTCTCAAGAGCGCCAATGGAGCTGAGGCCCAAATGCTCTGGCATTATTGTGGGGGTTGTGCAGAGGATAAGCGCCCTCTCAATGACATTTTCCATTTCCCTGACATTCCCTTTCCACAGATAGTTCTTCAAAAGCTCCATTGCTTCTGGCGAGACTTCTTTTGGGGGGATTTTCATTTCCCTGGAGCAATCAGCAATAAAATGCTCGACAAGGGCCGGTATATCATCTCTTCTATCCCTCAGCGGGGGTATTGTAATCGGGAAGACGCTCAATCTGTAAAAAAGGTCTTCCCTGAAGCTCCTGTCAGCTACGGCAGCCTCGAGATTTTTGTTGCTGGCTGCAATTATCCTGACGTCTACTTTAATGGGCTTTATACCGCCAATCCTTTCTATCTCACCTTCCTGGAGCGTCCTGAGCAGCTTTGCCTGTAAAGCAAGATCCATCTCTCCGACCTCGTCAAGAAATATCGCCCCTTTGTTTGCAAGTTCAAATTTGCCGAACTTTTTTTCATCTGCCCCGGTAAAAGAACCCTTTTCATGGCCAAAGAGTTCGGATTCAAGCAGCTCCCTCGGTATTGCTGCACAATTTATCGTGACAAACGGATGTTCCTTTCTCGGGCTCAGAAAGTGTATTGCCCGTGCAAAAAGTTCCTTTCCAGTGCCGGATTCTCCAAGGAGGAGAACTGTTGTCTTTGTAAGGGCAACTCTCTGAACATTGTTTGCAACCTCAAGCATCTTCTGGCTCTTCCCGATTATCTTCGGATAACCGAGCTGGCTGGAGAATTCTTCTTTGAGCAGAATGTTTTCTGTAAGCAGTCTCTGGTTTTTAAGCGCCCTGCTGATAAGGACAAGCAGGTGGTCTGTATCCAGTGGTTTTGTTATGAAATCATAGGCCCCTGATTTTATGGCCCTGACCGCAGTTTCGATGGAACCAAAAGCAGTCATGACAATAACAGGGACTAAGGGGTTTTCTTCTTGCGATGCCTTGAGTACCTCAAGACCGTCTTTTTTGGGAAGCTTGAGGTCTGTGAGCACAAGGTCAATGCGGCTTTCTTTGATGCGCTTTATGCCTTCAGCGCCATCCCTGGCAGTGAGGGTTATAAAACCCTCAGACTCAAGGGTCTCTTTGAGCATCTGTGCCATCGAATCTTTGTCTTCAACTATAAGAATTGTTTCCATTTTATTTTTGAAATACTGAAATATTCTTTACAATTTTATATTTAAAGACATTTATGAGCCAAAGTTCAAAATATTGCCATGATTAATCACAGTCTTAAAAACTCTATCGGGCTTAGTATCTTTATCCCTGAGTACTCCTTAATAGACAAAAGATGGTGTTTATCTCCTGTAACAATATATGTAGCATTTGAAGCAACCGCACACTCAATAATTTTATTATCCGCAGGATCTTCCTTTATTATGGCAAGCGAAATATCAGGATTCACAATGGTGGTTATACTTTTGATATATTTTATAACCTCGGCTATCTGTTTATCTGTCCAGTGGAATTTTTCCTTCAAAACAGATTTAATCTCATAAAGGATTTTCTTTGAGATTACTACCTCAAAAAGTGACTGATTTGCAAGTTTCAATATCTCTTCACATTTACCACCAAAAAGCATTGCAGAGATATATACATTTGTATCAAGGATAACCCTCAATTTATCTTCATGCGGTGCTTGTGTATTAATTCGTCAACTTCTTCTTCTGTAGAGATACCAGATTCCTGTGCTGTTTTCATACCCCACTGGCGGAGTTGCTGCCAACGTCTATCATTAATATATTTTCGTAAGGCT is a window encoding:
- a CDS encoding sigma-54-dependent Fis family transcriptional regulator, whose product is METILIVEDKDSMAQMLKETLESEGFITLTARDGAEGIKRIKESRIDLVLTDLKLPKKDGLEVLKASQEENPLVPVIVMTAFGSIETAVRAIKSGAYDFITKPLDTDHLLVLISRALKNQRLLTENILLKEEFSSQLGYPKIIGKSQKMLEVANNVQRVALTKTTVLLLGESGTGKELFARAIHFLSPRKEHPFVTINCAAIPRELLESELFGHEKGSFTGADEKKFGKFELANKGAIFLDEVGEMDLALQAKLLRTLQEGEIERIGGIKPIKVDVRIIAASNKNLEAAVADRSFREDLFYRLSVFPITIPPLRDRRDDIPALVEHFIADCSREMKIPPKEVSPEAMELLKNYLWKGNVREMENVIERALILCTTPTIMPEHLGLSSIGALETTLRDLPMDGTLEEISRAALKIAETQRIKKALRETRGNKVKASEMLGVSYKTLLTKIKEYGIEQ
- a CDS encoding putative toxin-antitoxin system toxin component, PIN family: MRVILDTNVYISAMLFGGKCEEILKLANQSLFEVVISKKILYEIKSVLKEKFHWTDKQIAEVIKYIKSITTIVNPDISLAIIKEDPADNKIIECAVASNATYIVTGDKHHLLSIKEYSGIKILSPIEFLRL
- a CDS encoding ribbon-helix-helix protein, CopG family; amino-acid sequence: MRTTKVTTLSLPPEMVKEVERLTREEKRTKSELFREALRKYINDRRWQQLRQWGMKTAQESGISTEEEVDELIHKHRMKIN
- a CDS encoding DMT family transporter; amino-acid sequence: MLWIVYSLLCAFFFATSDALTKKALSSKNEYHVLWLRLLFSLPILVASVLVTGIPPLDAVFIYSVIIALPLEIVAAVLYVKALKKSPLGLTVPLLGLTPIFLILTSLIILGEKITVMGGVGIFLISAGGYSLNLHDAKTGLLGPVRALLKEDGSRLMLLV